The following are encoded together in the Streptomyces tsukubensis genome:
- a CDS encoding YbaK/EbsC family protein — translation MRAPIGEFDIVTPAPDCLDDLVEPVAEAVRGWRGSVPAGELIHVDTNPEWADTATFVEHYGEELLRQSANCVIVAGKRAGVTTLAACVVLSHTRVDVNGAVRKQLDVRKASFASMDTAVQESGMEYGGITPLGLPEAWPVLVDSAVIDLRYVLVGSGRRRGKLLIPGKAFAELPNAVVVEGLGV, via the coding sequence ATGCGCGCACCCATCGGAGAGTTCGACATCGTCACACCCGCACCCGACTGCCTCGACGACCTCGTGGAGCCCGTCGCCGAGGCCGTAAGGGGCTGGCGGGGCAGTGTGCCGGCCGGCGAACTGATCCACGTCGACACCAATCCCGAGTGGGCCGACACCGCCACCTTCGTGGAGCACTACGGCGAGGAGCTGCTGCGGCAGTCCGCCAACTGCGTGATCGTGGCGGGCAAGCGGGCGGGTGTCACCACGCTCGCCGCCTGCGTGGTCCTCTCCCACACCCGAGTTGACGTCAACGGCGCCGTACGCAAACAGCTCGATGTCCGCAAGGCGTCCTTCGCGTCGATGGACACGGCGGTCCAGGAGAGCGGTATGGAGTACGGCGGCATCACCCCCCTGGGGCTCCCCGAGGCATGGCCGGTGCTGGTCGACTCCGCCGTGATCGACCTGCGTTACGTCCTCGTCGGCAGCGGACGCAGGCGCGGCAAACTCCTCATCCCCGGCAAGGCGTTCGCGGAGCTGCCGAACGCGGTTGTGGTGGAGGGGCTGGGGGTCTGA
- a CDS encoding DedA family protein, with protein MHVQEWLETVPAVSIYILVGLVIGVESLGIPLPGEIVLIAAALLSSQQGHVDPVILGACATAGAVIGDSIGYAIGRKGGRPLLAWLGGKFPSHFSAGHVATAENSFKKWGMWAVFFGRFVALLRIFAGPLAGVLHMPYWKFLIANVLGGAVWAGGTTAVIYYVGVVAEEWISRFSWLGLLVAVLIGLGATLMVKRRAKKATQAAEEAGASEGSDGSGGSDGSGGSDEKTPVTAGE; from the coding sequence TTGCACGTCCAGGAATGGCTGGAGACCGTACCTGCGGTCAGTATCTACATCCTGGTGGGCCTCGTCATCGGGGTGGAAAGCCTGGGAATTCCGTTGCCGGGCGAGATCGTTCTGATCGCCGCCGCCCTGCTCTCCTCCCAACAGGGCCACGTCGACCCGGTGATACTCGGTGCGTGCGCCACGGCGGGAGCGGTGATCGGCGACTCCATCGGGTACGCCATCGGGCGCAAGGGCGGCAGACCGCTGCTGGCCTGGCTCGGCGGGAAATTCCCCTCACACTTCAGCGCCGGCCATGTGGCGACCGCGGAGAACTCCTTCAAGAAGTGGGGCATGTGGGCGGTCTTCTTCGGCCGCTTCGTCGCCCTCCTGCGCATCTTCGCCGGGCCCCTCGCGGGCGTCCTGCACATGCCCTACTGGAAGTTCCTCATCGCCAACGTCCTCGGCGGTGCTGTCTGGGCCGGCGGAACCACCGCTGTCATCTACTACGTCGGTGTGGTCGCCGAGGAGTGGATCAGCCGGTTCTCGTGGCTCGGTCTCCTCGTCGCCGTCCTCATCGGGCTCGGCGCGACGCTCATGGTCAAGCGGCGCGCCAAGAAGGCCACGCAGGCCGCAGAGGAGGCCGGCGCGTCCGAAGGATCCGACGGTTCCGGTGGGTCCGACGGTTCCGGTGGGTCCGACGAGAAGACGCCGGTCACCGCCGGCGAGTGA
- a CDS encoding CoA-binding protein: MYADDETIRRILTSTGDTWAVVGLSGNQGRAAYGVAGVLQRFGKRVVPVHPKAETVHGEQGYASLADIPFPVDVVDVFVNSDLAGAVADEATAIGAKAVWFQLGVIDENAWERTRAAGLDMVMDRCPAIEIPKLGTGA, translated from the coding sequence ATGTACGCAGACGATGAGACGATCCGCAGGATTCTGACCTCGACGGGCGACACGTGGGCGGTGGTGGGGCTCTCGGGCAACCAGGGCCGCGCGGCCTACGGCGTCGCCGGGGTGCTCCAGCGGTTCGGCAAGCGCGTGGTCCCGGTCCACCCGAAGGCGGAGACGGTCCACGGCGAACAGGGCTACGCCTCGCTGGCGGACATCCCCTTCCCCGTCGACGTGGTGGACGTCTTCGTCAACAGCGACCTCGCGGGAGCAGTCGCCGACGAGGCGACAGCCATCGGGGCGAAGGCGGTCTGGTTCCAGCTGGGAGTGATCGACGAGAACGCGTGGGAGCGGACCCGCGCGGCCGGGCTCGACATGGTGATGGATCGTTGCCCGGCCATTGAGATCCCGAAGCTGGGCACGGGGGCCTGA
- a CDS encoding gamma carbonic anhydrase family protein translates to MAEALISGLGDKKPAVDADAFTAPTSVVLGEVTLAAGASVWYHTVLRADGGPITVGACSNIQDNSTVHVDIGSPVTIGERVSVGHNAVLHGCTIEDDVLIGMGATVLNGAHIGTGSLVAAQSLVPQGMRVPPGSLVAGVPAKVKRELTEEERQGVTLNAEVYVGLARAHREVGQE, encoded by the coding sequence ATGGCAGAGGCGTTGATCTCGGGGCTCGGCGACAAGAAGCCGGCCGTGGACGCGGACGCCTTCACGGCACCCACGTCCGTGGTCCTCGGTGAGGTGACCCTCGCGGCCGGAGCCAGCGTTTGGTACCACACCGTCCTGCGCGCCGACGGCGGACCGATCACCGTCGGCGCGTGCAGCAACATCCAGGACAACTCCACCGTGCACGTCGACATCGGAAGTCCCGTCACCATCGGGGAGCGGGTGTCCGTCGGCCACAACGCGGTCCTGCACGGCTGCACCATCGAGGACGACGTACTCATCGGCATGGGCGCCACCGTCCTCAACGGCGCCCACATCGGCACGGGTTCCCTGGTCGCGGCCCAGTCCCTCGTACCCCAGGGGATGCGTGTGCCGCCGGGATCACTGGTCGCGGGGGTGCCCGCCAAGGTCAAGCGGGAACTGACCGAGGAGGAACGGCAGGGCGTCACCCTGAACGCGGAGGTCTACGTCGGACTCGCGCGCGCCCACCGCGAAGTGGGTCAGGAGTGA
- a CDS encoding EamA family transporter, translated as MTALFALATSLLLGLSDFGGGILARRLPALTVVVVSQCLAALVLGVMVLATGAWGEADPRLWFAVGAGFVGPVAMLVFYQALSRGPMGVVSPLSSLGVVVPMSVGLALGERPGLWQYMGITVAIVGIVLAGGPEPHGAPVRRMAVGLTLLAALGFGGVMALISEASTTVTGLLLALFVQRCTNVLAGGAILWVSARRGHSVLPDLGPCPDVDPTPDATTPDHAEWATASAAGAAAPWADVTPPSGPSAGTGAGTGTGTTSTAVLPPLNDARAAGLRMLGRALPALTFVGLTDVAANGTYVLATQYGPVIVAAVLASLYPVVTAVAARCVLGERLRTVQAAGSALALLGTVLLAAG; from the coding sequence ATGACTGCACTGTTCGCCCTGGCCACAAGCCTGTTGTTGGGCCTCTCCGACTTCGGCGGCGGCATACTCGCGAGGCGCTTGCCCGCACTCACGGTCGTGGTCGTCTCCCAGTGCCTCGCCGCTCTCGTGCTGGGCGTCATGGTGCTGGCGACCGGAGCCTGGGGCGAGGCGGATCCTCGGCTGTGGTTCGCCGTGGGCGCCGGGTTCGTCGGCCCGGTGGCGATGCTCGTCTTCTATCAGGCGCTGTCCCGCGGCCCGATGGGCGTCGTCTCGCCGCTCAGTTCCCTGGGCGTGGTGGTACCGATGAGCGTGGGACTGGCTCTGGGCGAGCGGCCAGGACTCTGGCAGTACATGGGGATCACGGTCGCGATCGTCGGCATCGTGCTCGCGGGCGGCCCCGAACCGCACGGCGCTCCGGTGCGGCGAATGGCTGTTGGCCTGACGCTCCTCGCCGCTCTCGGTTTCGGCGGGGTGATGGCCCTGATCTCCGAGGCCTCCACGACCGTCACAGGGCTGCTCCTCGCGCTCTTCGTCCAGCGCTGCACCAACGTCCTCGCGGGTGGAGCGATCCTGTGGGTGTCGGCCCGCCGCGGGCACTCGGTACTGCCCGACCTCGGCCCCTGCCCCGACGTGGACCCGACTCCCGACGCGACAACTCCGGACCACGCCGAGTGGGCCACCGCCTCCGCTGCGGGGGCCGCCGCTCCATGGGCCGACGTGACGCCACCGTCCGGGCCGAGCGCAGGCACAGGCGCAGGCACAGGCACAGGCACGACGAGTACCGCCGTTCTTCCGCCCCTCAACGATGCGCGCGCCGCCGGACTACGGATGCTGGGCCGCGCGCTGCCCGCGCTCACCTTCGTGGGCCTCACCGATGTCGCGGCCAACGGCACCTATGTTCTGGCCACCCAGTACGGCCCCGTCATCGTCGCCGCCGTGCTCGCCTCGCTCTACCCCGTGGTGACCGCCGTCGCTGCCCGCTGCGTGCTGGGCGAACGGCTGCGCACCGTCCAAGCGGCGGGCTCGGCTCTCGCCCTGCTCGGCACGGTGCTGCTCGCGGCCGGCTGA
- a CDS encoding YigZ family protein: MQDEYRTVAREGVHETEINRSRFLCSLAPAATEREAQEFVARVRREHADATHNCFAYVIGADASVQKASDDGEPGGTAGVPMLQMLLRREVRYAVAVVTRYYGGVKLGAGGLIRAYGGAVGEALDAVGTRTLRRFRRVTLTVDHQRAGRIENDLRTTGRSVTEVRYGERVTIEIGLPDAEVDAFRGWLADATAGEALLELGPEAYGEVEK, translated from the coding sequence ATGCAGGACGAGTACCGCACCGTGGCCCGTGAGGGTGTGCACGAGACCGAGATCAACCGTTCACGGTTCTTGTGCTCCCTCGCGCCCGCCGCGACCGAACGGGAGGCTCAGGAGTTCGTCGCCCGGGTCCGCCGTGAGCACGCCGACGCCACCCACAACTGCTTCGCCTACGTCATCGGGGCCGACGCCTCCGTACAGAAGGCGAGCGACGACGGGGAACCCGGGGGCACCGCAGGCGTTCCGATGCTCCAGATGCTGTTGCGGCGCGAGGTGCGGTACGCCGTCGCTGTCGTCACCCGTTACTACGGCGGGGTCAAGCTCGGCGCGGGCGGACTCATCCGGGCGTACGGCGGGGCGGTGGGGGAGGCCCTGGACGCGGTCGGCACCCGCACCCTGCGCCGGTTCCGTCGGGTCACCCTGACCGTGGACCATCAGCGGGCCGGCCGTATCGAGAACGATCTGCGCACCACGGGCCGTTCGGTGACCGAGGTGCGCTACGGCGAGCGGGTCACCATCGAGATCGGGCTCCCCGACGCGGAGGTCGACGCCTTCCGTGGCTGGCTCGCGGACGCGACGGCGGGCGAGGCTCTGCTTGAGCTCGGCCCAGAGGCGTACGGCGAGGTCGAGAAGTGA
- a CDS encoding helix-turn-helix domain-containing protein produces MSDLDLLTQSLGRNVKRWRAERGFTLDALASRAGVSRGMLIQIEQARTNPSLGTVVKIGDALGVSITTLLDYEQGPKVRVVPPEEAVRLWKTETGSYNQLLAGTEAPGPLEMWFWRLMPGEGSGSDPHPSGTVELLHVTAGELTLVVADVEHLVPAGASATFEADAPHAYRNEGTEPMELTMAVSVPFVR; encoded by the coding sequence GTGTCAGATCTTGATCTGCTCACCCAGTCGCTGGGACGCAACGTCAAACGATGGCGAGCCGAGCGCGGCTTCACCCTGGACGCCCTCGCCTCCCGCGCGGGGGTCAGCCGCGGCATGCTGATCCAGATCGAGCAGGCCCGCACCAACCCCAGCCTCGGCACCGTGGTCAAGATCGGTGACGCGCTCGGCGTCAGCATCACTACCCTGCTCGACTACGAACAGGGCCCGAAAGTCCGGGTCGTCCCGCCGGAAGAGGCGGTGCGGCTCTGGAAGACCGAGACCGGCAGCTACAACCAACTGCTCGCGGGCACCGAGGCGCCCGGCCCTCTGGAGATGTGGTTCTGGCGGTTGATGCCGGGTGAGGGCAGCGGTTCCGACCCGCACCCGAGCGGCACCGTCGAACTCCTCCATGTCACCGCGGGCGAGCTGACCCTCGTCGTCGCCGACGTCGAACATCTGGTCCCCGCCGGGGCCAGCGCCACCTTCGAGGCCGACGCCCCGCACGCCTACCGCAACGAGGGCACAGAACCGATGGAGCTGACCATGGCCGTCTCGGTGCCGTTCGTCCGCTGA
- a CDS encoding NAD-dependent epimerase/dehydratase family protein, producing MRIFLAGATGVIGRRLVPLLLAQGHEVTGLARSEAAGERLRTQGAEVAVADVLDPDALAEAVGSAAPDTVVHQLTALGSGDLTANAALRIDGTRNLVDAARAAGVRRVVAQSIAWAYTPGMEPAIESKPLDLGAEEPRLTTVMGAATLERTVQEMPEWVVLRYGMLYGPETWYSPGGLMADKARAGELVADTDVTSFAHIEDAAVAALAALEWPSGVVNICDNEPATGLDWLPVFCEAVGAPAPRADATTERQGWARGADNTYAREELGWTPLHPTWRDGFGTA from the coding sequence ATGCGTATCTTCCTGGCCGGCGCGACCGGCGTCATCGGCAGGCGGCTCGTCCCCCTGCTCCTCGCGCAGGGCCACGAGGTCACCGGGCTGGCACGGAGCGAAGCGGCCGGGGAGCGGCTGCGCACCCAGGGCGCGGAGGTGGCAGTCGCCGATGTCCTCGACCCCGACGCGCTCGCGGAGGCGGTCGGGTCGGCGGCGCCCGACACGGTCGTCCACCAGCTCACCGCGCTCGGTTCGGGCGACCTCACCGCCAACGCGGCGCTCCGCATCGACGGCACCCGCAACCTGGTGGACGCGGCGCGGGCCGCTGGAGTACGGCGCGTGGTGGCGCAGAGCATCGCGTGGGCGTACACGCCGGGGATGGAACCGGCGATCGAGAGCAAGCCGCTCGATCTGGGTGCGGAGGAGCCTCGGCTGACGACGGTCATGGGCGCGGCGACACTGGAGCGCACGGTCCAGGAGATGCCGGAGTGGGTCGTCCTGCGCTACGGAATGCTGTACGGGCCCGAGACGTGGTACTCGCCCGGCGGGCTGATGGCGGACAAGGCGCGGGCCGGAGAACTGGTCGCCGACACCGATGTGACCAGCTTCGCGCACATCGAGGACGCGGCCGTCGCCGCACTGGCCGCTCTCGAATGGCCTTCCGGCGTGGTGAACATCTGCGACAACGAGCCCGCGACCGGCCTCGACTGGCTGCCGGTCTTCTGTGAGGCCGTCGGCGCGCCGGCTCCGCGGGCGGACGCCACGACCGAGCGGCAGGGCTGGGCGCGTGGCGCGGACAACACCTACGCCAGGGAGGAACTCGGCTGGACACCGCTGCACCCCACGTGGCGCGACGGGTTCGGCACGGCCTGA
- a CDS encoding MFS transporter, translating to MTTSASPYRPRRPAWAGRNYTLLTAAAIVTNLGSQGALIAAAFAVLESGGDGGDVGLVAAARTLPLVLFLLIGGAVADRLPRHRVMVAANALNCVSQAVFAALVLAGEARLWQMMLLAALGGTGQAFFSPASEGMLLSTVDGEQAGQAFALYRMAMNGAGIGGAALGGALIAIVGPGWVLAVDAAAFALAGGLRAFLDVRHIRPREPGGGMLADLREGWREVTGRSWLWAVILQFAVVNAVVGAAEAVFGPLVARESLGGPGPWGFALAAFGAGTVGGAVVMMRWKPRRLLLAGTLCVFPLALPSAALALPLHVAPLTVVMFFCGVSVEVFGVSWMTALHQEIPEEKFSRVSAYDWLGSLAMLPLATALAGPVESSFGISPALWGCSALVVLLTAAVLLVPDVRNLRRRTSSQEKHSAPPEGPAVVLHAPDAGATGPMSAGAPVSADPEGPAGRLG from the coding sequence GTGACCACCTCCGCCTCTCCGTACCGCCCCCGCAGACCCGCCTGGGCCGGCCGTAACTACACCCTGCTCACCGCCGCCGCGATCGTGACCAACCTGGGCAGCCAGGGCGCACTGATCGCGGCGGCCTTCGCGGTCCTGGAGTCGGGTGGCGACGGCGGTGACGTGGGGCTGGTCGCGGCGGCCCGTACGCTCCCGCTCGTTCTCTTCCTGCTGATCGGTGGGGCGGTCGCCGACCGGCTGCCCCGGCACCGGGTGATGGTCGCGGCCAACGCCCTGAACTGTGTCTCGCAGGCCGTCTTCGCCGCGCTCGTCCTCGCGGGCGAGGCCAGGCTCTGGCAGATGATGCTGCTGGCCGCGCTCGGCGGCACGGGCCAGGCCTTCTTCTCGCCCGCCTCCGAGGGCATGCTCCTCTCCACCGTCGACGGTGAGCAGGCGGGGCAGGCCTTCGCCCTGTACCGGATGGCGATGAACGGCGCGGGCATCGGTGGCGCAGCGCTCGGCGGCGCACTGATCGCGATCGTCGGACCAGGCTGGGTACTGGCCGTCGACGCCGCCGCGTTCGCGCTGGCGGGAGGGTTGCGCGCCTTCCTCGACGTACGGCACATCCGGCCGCGCGAACCGGGCGGCGGGATGCTGGCCGACCTGCGCGAGGGCTGGCGTGAGGTGACGGGCAGGTCCTGGCTGTGGGCTGTCATCCTCCAGTTCGCGGTGGTCAACGCTGTCGTCGGCGCGGCAGAGGCCGTCTTCGGGCCGCTGGTGGCGCGCGAGAGTCTCGGTGGTCCTGGCCCCTGGGGGTTCGCGCTGGCCGCGTTCGGCGCGGGCACCGTAGGCGGGGCCGTCGTGATGATGCGCTGGAAACCGCGGAGGCTGCTGCTGGCCGGAACCCTGTGCGTCTTCCCGCTCGCGCTGCCGTCGGCGGCGCTCGCCCTGCCTCTGCACGTGGCACCACTGACGGTGGTGATGTTCTTCTGCGGGGTCTCGGTCGAGGTGTTCGGGGTCTCGTGGATGACCGCGCTGCACCAGGAGATACCGGAGGAGAAGTTCTCCCGCGTCTCGGCCTACGACTGGCTGGGCTCCCTGGCGATGCTGCCCCTGGCCACCGCCCTCGCGGGCCCCGTCGAGTCGTCCTTCGGCATCTCCCCCGCACTGTGGGGCTGCTCCGCACTGGTCGTCCTGCTGACAGCCGCGGTGCTCCTGGTCCCTGACGTACGGAATCTGAGGCGCCGCACCTCCTCTCAGGAGAAGCACTCTGCCCCTCCGGAAGGTCCCGCCGTGGTGCTGCACGCGCCCGACGCCGGGGCCACGGGCCCGATGTCGGCGGGTGCGCCCGTCTCAGCCGATCCCGAAGGCCCCGCCGGGCGGCTCGGGTGA
- a CDS encoding exonuclease SbcCD subunit D → MRILHTSDWHLGRSFHRVSMADAQAAFVTHLVEAVREHRVDVVVVAGDLYDRAVPSLSAVELFDDALHRLAGLDVPTVMISGNHDSARRLGVGAGLMGRAGIHLRTAPAACADPVILGDAHGDVAFYGLPYLEPALVKDEFSAAKADHEGVLGAAMDRVRADLAARPADTRSVVLAHAFVTGGEPSDSERDITVGGVASVPAAVFAGVDYVALGHLHGSQTISERVRYSGSPLPYSFSESGHRKTMWLVDLGPGGEIEATRIDCPVPRALARIAGPLEELLADPELTRHENSWVEATLTDPVRPPEPMARLSARFPYALSLVFAPDRAADDPLVSYAQRLRDRTDQQIAEDFVGHVRGADPDGEERAVLRAALDHVRAADARDEVAR, encoded by the coding sequence TTGAGGATTCTCCACACGTCGGACTGGCACCTCGGCAGGTCCTTCCACCGGGTCAGCATGGCCGACGCGCAGGCGGCCTTCGTCACTCATCTCGTGGAGGCGGTCCGCGAGCACCGGGTGGACGTGGTGGTGGTCGCCGGTGACCTGTACGACAGGGCCGTGCCGTCGCTCAGCGCCGTGGAACTCTTCGACGACGCGCTCCACCGGCTCGCCGGGCTCGACGTGCCGACGGTGATGATCTCCGGCAACCACGACTCGGCCCGCAGACTCGGCGTGGGAGCGGGGCTCATGGGCCGCGCGGGCATCCATCTGAGGACCGCTCCCGCCGCCTGCGCCGACCCGGTGATCCTCGGGGACGCCCACGGAGACGTCGCCTTCTACGGGCTTCCCTACCTCGAACCCGCCCTGGTGAAGGACGAGTTCAGCGCGGCCAAGGCCGACCACGAGGGGGTGCTCGGAGCGGCCATGGACCGTGTCCGCGCCGACCTCGCGGCCCGCCCCGCAGACACCCGCTCCGTCGTCCTCGCCCACGCCTTCGTCACCGGCGGCGAGCCGAGCGACAGTGAACGCGACATCACCGTCGGCGGCGTCGCCTCCGTGCCCGCCGCCGTCTTCGCGGGCGTCGACTACGTGGCCCTCGGCCACCTGCACGGAAGCCAGACCATCAGCGAGCGCGTCCGCTACTCGGGCTCCCCCCTCCCGTACTCCTTCTCGGAGTCAGGACACCGCAAGACCATGTGGCTCGTGGACCTCGGTCCCGGCGGTGAGATCGAAGCCACCCGAATCGACTGCCCCGTACCGCGCGCCCTCGCCAGGATCGCGGGCCCCCTCGAAGAACTCCTCGCCGACCCGGAACTCACCCGCCACGAGAACTCATGGGTGGAGGCCACCCTCACCGACCCCGTACGCCCCCCGGAACCCATGGCGCGGCTCTCCGCGCGCTTCCCGTACGCCCTCAGCCTCGTCTTCGCCCCTGACCGGGCAGCCGACGACCCGCTCGTCTCGTACGCGCAGCGGCTGCGGGACCGCACCGACCAGCAGATCGCCGAGGACTTCGTGGGTCATGTACGAGGCGCGGACCCCGACGGGGAGGAACGGGCCGTGCTGCGGGCCGCCCTCGACCACGTACGCGCCGCCGACGCGCGGGACGAGGTGGCCCGATGA
- a CDS encoding cupin domain-containing protein encodes MSIPSQETGTSITTLDTRRPPFLPEAADMMTVRIEIPPGDSGTPPHRHSGPVFGYLLEGEMLFELEGEPERVIRAGEAFWEPGGDVIHYRAANASPDRWCRFVAVMACVPGEPMLVLVGEDELKTRRHLRAPRPTQ; translated from the coding sequence ATGTCCATACCTTCGCAGGAAACCGGAACCTCGATCACGACGCTCGACACGCGGCGGCCGCCGTTCCTCCCGGAGGCGGCCGACATGATGACCGTACGGATCGAGATTCCGCCGGGCGACTCCGGCACACCGCCCCACCGGCACTCCGGCCCCGTATTCGGTTATCTGCTCGAAGGCGAGATGCTCTTCGAGCTGGAGGGCGAGCCGGAGCGGGTGATCCGGGCAGGCGAGGCCTTCTGGGAACCGGGTGGCGATGTCATCCACTACCGGGCGGCCAACGCGTCGCCCGACCGATGGTGCCGGTTCGTCGCCGTGATGGCCTGCGTTCCCGGCGAGCCGATGCTCGTCCTCGTGGGCGAGGACGAACTCAAGACCCGGCGACACCTCCGCGCACCGCGTCCGACACAGTAG
- a CDS encoding DUF4442 domain-containing protein, with protein MSIGDMLAATVPMARTLRLEFTETSPERAVVHLPDQADYHNHVGGPHAGAMFTLGESASGAIVLAAFGDQLSRAVPLAVSADIAYRKLAMGPVTATATLGRPAAEVVAELDAGQRPEFPVAVEITREDGAVTGEMNVVWTLRPHT; from the coding sequence ATGTCGATCGGCGACATGCTCGCCGCCACCGTGCCGATGGCACGCACCCTGCGTCTCGAATTCACCGAGACATCGCCTGAGCGGGCCGTGGTCCACCTGCCCGACCAGGCCGACTACCACAATCACGTGGGCGGGCCGCACGCAGGAGCGATGTTCACGCTGGGGGAGTCGGCCAGTGGCGCCATCGTCCTCGCCGCCTTCGGCGACCAGCTCTCCCGGGCCGTACCGCTCGCCGTCAGCGCCGACATCGCCTACCGCAAGCTCGCCATGGGGCCCGTGACGGCGACGGCCACCCTCGGTCGGCCCGCCGCCGAGGTGGTCGCCGAACTCGATGCCGGGCAGCGCCCCGAATTCCCCGTAGCCGTGGAGATCACGCGCGAGGACGGCGCGGTGACCGGCGAGATGAACGTCGTCTGGACCCTGCGGCCCCACACCTGA
- a CDS encoding spermidine synthase, which yields MPDIDRPRAWLLTVDGAPQSYVDLDDPTHLEFEYARRIGHVIDSAADAGAPLDVLHLGGGAFTLPRYTAATRPGSRQDVVEADAALLDLVRERLPVARDAGIEVHAADARAWLEAAPEDSADVLVADVFGGSRVPAHLTSVEYARAAARVLRDEGLYIANLADGAPFTFLGTQLATLGVAFEELAVIAEPAVLRGRRFGNAVLVAAHTPFDTSTIGRRCAADAFPARVEYGGTLRGLTGDARPVRDADAVASPEPPGGAFGIG from the coding sequence ATGCCGGACATCGACAGGCCCAGGGCCTGGCTGCTGACCGTGGACGGCGCTCCCCAGTCGTACGTCGATCTCGACGACCCCACCCACCTCGAATTCGAGTACGCCCGCAGGATCGGGCACGTCATCGACAGCGCGGCGGACGCGGGGGCGCCGCTCGACGTACTGCACCTCGGCGGTGGCGCGTTCACCCTGCCCAGATACACCGCGGCGACCAGGCCAGGCTCCAGGCAGGACGTCGTGGAGGCCGACGCTGCCCTGCTCGACCTGGTACGGGAGCGGCTCCCCGTGGCGCGGGACGCGGGGATCGAGGTGCACGCGGCGGACGCCCGCGCCTGGCTGGAGGCGGCCCCCGAGGACTCCGCCGACGTGCTCGTCGCCGATGTGTTCGGCGGCTCGCGGGTGCCCGCGCACCTCACCTCCGTCGAGTACGCGCGGGCCGCCGCCCGGGTGCTGCGCGACGAAGGGCTCTACATCGCCAACCTCGCCGACGGGGCGCCCTTCACCTTCCTCGGCACGCAGCTCGCCACCCTCGGCGTGGCCTTCGAAGAGCTCGCGGTGATCGCGGAACCCGCAGTCCTGCGTGGCCGCAGGTTCGGGAACGCCGTACTCGTCGCGGCCCACACCCCCTTCGACACCTCCACCATCGGCAGGCGCTGCGCGGCGGACGCTTTCCCCGCCCGCGTCGAGTACGGCGGAACGCTGCGCGGGCTCACCGGCGACGCGCGCCCCGTGCGGGACGCCGACGCGGTGGCGTCACCCGAGCCGCCCGGCGGGGCCTTCGGGATCGGCTGA